ACGCTTTGGCGCTCAAGGTCAAACTCCACCTCCTTCATCGGTGGGACGAGACTGACTGACACGTTGCCCACACCTGTGGAATTGTGGCGGAAGTAAACCCCAAGAGAGCCGTTCCTGTGATCCACGATCTTGCCCATGATCAGCAAATTCAGTTTGACTGTCTTGATGTTTGAATAAAAGTCCCCCCAGCTGAACGTCCTGGAAAACTTTGAAGCTCCATGAACTTTCATGATTGGGCGAAGCTTTATCTTTAAGGACGGGTTGGAGCGTGATTGGGAGTGTCCTCCAACTATTTCCCAAAGTCCCTGCTTTGAAAGAGGGATAAAGGGACTGATGGGTAGTTTGGTGTTCTCATTCAAACTCCTGGTTTGGAGCAAGTTCTTTGAAGAATGGTCTTCAGTTAATGTTCCCTTGCCAAAGGTGAAGTTGCTGTGTGACTGTTGTTGCCCAAGAACCAACTAGAAAATCAAACAAGGAGAGAAATTGGACATTAAATACAACTGGAAATGAATTAATGAGTAAAAGAGAGTGGAAAGGCTAAAAATGTGAGGGGATTCAATTCACGCTCTTTCTAAGTtcctgaaaaatgtcaaatttatgTCAAAGCCCCAACAAAACATGATGGTGATGGTAAGCATAAAATATAATCTTGTGTGTGATCTAACTACACCACATACTAAACTCCAAAAATGCATCATATTCAATGAGCATATATTGTTATTTGGCATGTAAAACTGCAACATACTGTAATAATTTCacatatgaatgaataaaacgTACAATCATTCTGTgtgaaatataacaaaaaatcacaaaaactcACTTAAAATGAAGACTGTTACTTTTCACGTGTTTGCTCCATTTCTTATAATTTGACATCTAATTCTTTAGTTCATTGCTTCTGTTTAGTTTACTTACCAAACAAAAGGTCCCTTTCACAAGTATCTGAACAAAGCGCTGCCTGGCAAGCATCTCCATGGTGCATCAGTTACCGTCTGAACATCCATCCACTCTCACCTGAGGTTCATTCAAGCCAAGTTGACTTTTGGAAGAGAATACAAGTTGTGCTCAAGTGTCTCTCAAATCCATGTTGGAATAACTAAATCCACATTAAACTctgtcagaaacacaccagCAGGAAACTCTCTgcgagctgctgctgcttctgctcaCAGCACACAGACTGGGGAAGCTTCTCTCAGATCTCAAGATTTTTAACACCCAGTTTTTCTGtgactgctctctctctctctctctctctctctctctctctctctctctctctctctctctctgcccccctttctctcactcactcatccaatcacacacatacaaaaacacacacttttgttCATGGATATGAAGTGTCCACCCTGCCTCCTCGTGTATTCCTGCCACTGAAAAAAACCCATCTTGGATTATGTTTTGAATGATTCAATTAACACGTTTTAAATGACGATCCATTTACTCTCGCGAGATTTGTTGTTCCTTCACGTGCGCGTAGTTtgtcattttacaaaataattatgttttatggtgtgacaatactgtggttgaggtctggttaggtttaggcacaaaaaacacttggttagtGCTAAGGGAAaatcatagtttgggttaaaatgatcactctcGCGAGATCTTTCGCAAAATTAGGGTTACCATCTAAACATGATCAAGGTAAACTCATACAAGGTTATGTGACACTGCCATCTTGTGGCCGCATAGCATAGTACAGGCTGAGCTAGACTCATCAAGGCAGCCACATTTTAGAGGTGACTCCCATACATTATAATTAAGATGTCACATTAGGAATAATGACTCAGAGACTCTGGATAATTGGatcaaaacatgtttacaaGCATTTTATATTCAGAGAACTTCAGTCCAAAGTGAGACatcatttattaaaattaaCACTCACTCATGTGCGACGCTCAATGTGAAATGTAtgcaaattagatttttttttttttttaaagaaaaggcCTCTCTCATCTATAGATATCTCACCTACATTCACACTTTCTAATTATACAAGATCACCCAGCTGGGGTGTTTGAAAATGGAAGTCCTGTTAACACCAGAAGTGCAAAATATCGCCTTTTGATTAGCATTTTCTCATACAATATATACTGTTCAAATTCACGTAATGGGGCCAATTCAAGACTTATTTATAGTTCACAAGTTAACCTATATATCTAAAGCAACTCCACATTGTAATTTGCGAATACTAGTGATAGTAGTAGTGTTGTATGTGTCATGGTGATGGATTTGATCATATGTCCAGCATTACAAGATATAAATCTAAATTTTCTTGTCCAGGATAATATTCCATAGTggctttatatatattttatagtgGCTGTATATGTGACTGCCATCTTGCATGCAGTCCATTCACATATTTACTTCTATATAATACTGGCTTCATAGGGAGTTTAACATGacttttatcacattttctctACACACTTCAATTTAAATTAGCAGGTTTTTGTGATAGCTTGCTTTACTGTTGCTAAACCTTTACTGCTTAGGCCCGTTCTATGGTTTACACTGGTGCGATATTCAGCACTTCAGCACTTTATTAGGAGATGAAAAAATGTTCCATTGTATGTGCGTGTGCGCTTACAAGCCTGCAGGTGATACCAAGTTTCCCCTCATCAAAGAAATCAAAAAAACTCTGGCACTTCCTCATCTTATAAAAGGGTATCACCTTAAAACATATTGTGGTGTGTTTGGGCTGGTATGttagtgaagaagaaaaaaattccTAAGAAGACTGAAAGTTATTGCATGGCAGTGAGCCAACAGGAAGATCACACAGTTCTGACAGTGGCACAGATTTTATCTTTACAGCATGTTTTCATGCATGAAAGATTCTTCAGTAAAAGAGATGTGATTGATAAATGGTCACACGCTCTGAATTTCCTGGCAACACCACTACCAGGAAGTCCAGAGAAGACAAGAACTACTGAAAATAACTTACACAATAGTTACTGTCAATCCTTTCAAGTGAAATAAAGAGAACGAAAATACCCAACAACACCTTTCTTTTGAGTGATAGGTTCTAGGACTAACTTGCACCTGCAAAACCTCCTGCCTGCCCTACTTTGCCTTTGCTTATGGCTCAGCTCAAATTgcagggtttttgtttttggattcAATATCTAAGGCCCAATTTACAGTGAGAAAGAAGATCATCAAATGTTActtcatttttattaatgttcCTGGTGTGTCCTGGTAAAAACTGACTGATGGTAAATTTTACtgtgtaaaaaatgtgtttcatttttcctGATTGTCACAATGTTTCATGAAATCCTTCACACAGGACATCCAAACATAACAGTTAAACATAAAGTTAATTATTACCATTAAATAATCAGTACAGTAACCTGTAGCGCAGAGCAAAGAAGTGAAACACATGTGTACAACAATAACTGTAACTGAGAAGACAAGTAAATCTCTTTCTTGgacaatgtgtgtgtaagtgaggAACAGCTGAATCTCTCCCTTTATGAGTGTACCGTGTCCAGATTTCATACATCACCCCCTTTGTCTTGACTCTGACAGTTGACCTCTCATCATTTTtgcaaaaaacaatgaattttaTGAACAGCAATATACTCACACAATGGTCAATAAGagataaaagcaaacaaatgtcTGCCAACATCTCCATCAAGGCACAGGGGGCGGTGTTTTAAACTGGATTGTATTTTTAGTGACAGAAACATGGATGTGATCTGAATTGCTCCAGTGAGCTTCTCTCTTGTATTTTAGGAAAAATTAAGGTGGTGTATTCTATAGTATGCTGGAGAATAGATAATGTCAACATGTCTACCCTGATTTGAAATTAAGAAAAGATCAGCATTTCAGTCTAAAAAGAAAGATATCACAGACAGCTCTGTATGCATGATAAGCAAATTCATAGAGGATAGTCAGATTTAGGAGTTGACAGCCACACAAAAAGAGTGTTCGGACACACTTGTACCAGCAGCACTGATGCTACTTGTTAAACAGGTTTGCTGATATGTGGTTGTTGGAGTGGGACAAGGTGTCCCAGTAGAGAGCAGTTGATGCCAATATGATGGCTTCTACCATGATGTGAGTCACATCCTGGTGAATCAcagttttaaatatattcatagTGTATATAGAGTtatgactggtactgtatgtttgcttaCAAGTGGCACAAATATCACCTCAGGCTAAATAATATGTAGTGTCACAAGTTAAGTGTAGTAAAACAACTAATTCACCTTTGAATATTGATCCAACATGCATTTAGTTGATAGAAATTGACTTTCATACAGATTAATAGGCCAACAGTGTTATTTATCTTTACAGATCATGGTATTTAAACAAAGGTTAAACAGTCTGATAGTGCTCTGATAAAACCATCAGGCACAACACACTATAACAATAGCTGGCTGAAATTCGAGGGAGATAGGTGTCCCTCCAAAAAGACACTGGAGATGCTAATAAGTCAGTGGGTAACCAAATATTATTGTGATTTGTTAGAGGTTGATACGTGCGGTCCATAATTCATAAGGTAGTGAACAGTTCAGATTTAGACATTTTCTAGGGCGTCACTGTTCCAACAGTGCTCCAGGGCAACATGAAGAACATGGAGATCCCTTGAAAATGACCTTTCTGACCTTTCcgggttaaaaaaaacaaaaaacaaaacaaacaacaaaaaaaaaaacaactttttaaaaataatataacactgtCAAGCATCTACTAGGATGCAGGATATGTTCACTTTACAGGTGAAAAGATAGcgggcagacaggaaacagatgaGTAGGCAGGTGGAAATATTGAACAACAGATAAATGACAGGTGAAAATACAATATGCTGTTATGGTTGACATGCATTGTTGCATAGTATCTGACTTGCCactaaataataatgaaagttTCTTAAAAGCAGAATATACAGTGAAAAAGCAGAATATACAATATACTTTTATTGGTTAAATCTACAGATTTAACCAATAAGCTTGGACAGGAAACATGGACAGGCTGCACCAAAAGGAAATTAAGCTTTTCATTTAGAGTACAAATTAGTTTGTGGTTTCACCACAATAGTGATATCattaaatgtttcctttttgaAATTAATATCTTGACACTTAATAGCACTACATCGTCTATCTAAAGCCTTTGGTAGAGTATTACATCTCGTTTTTTGTCCTGAATACAATTTGATGATCTTCATAATACTCAGCAGACAAAGATGTATGGTTACAGTTTACCAGGAAGCAAGATTTATTATACACTGACCTATTTGAAACTGATCAAAAAACAGGTTTATGGTACAGTGCCAGCTTGTACTGTATAAAGCCTGGTTCCATCCCTACAGTCTCAAATGGATGAGAAGGAAAAGGACAGCTTATATCACCAggtaattatttaattttctttttaagggATATGCCTATTTCTAATTCCAATTACTCTACTGTCTTGTAATTTAGCATTCAATTGTAGTTTATAATAAAATGACCAAACCATTATGTTTGGTCTGAATTGCCTAGGACAATGGCATGTCACATCACATTGTCTGTGCTGCTTTTGGGGATGATAAGTAAGTCATTTTCATAAAAtgcaatttcattttattttttgaaatatgTATGTTATCTCATGGTCCTGTATATAGTGGTGTTTTTAAATATTAGCTTTATTTAAATACTTGAATATCCCTTTTAAATTTTTCTGGTCATATCCGTTTACTTACACATGcgtttttgcttcatttttgtgtaatttacaGGTACAGTGATTCCCCAGAGTACAGGTAAGTTGAAGTCTACATGAATCTTGATTTTTCATTGGTCCGTTGTCTTATCATGCTAGTCACACAATCGTGCTAATTCATTAAGTCATAGAGGCTATTACATCAGGAGGATTATACTTGATACAAATGCTGTATGGTAATCAGTGTGATTGTTAGCCAGCACGACTTGCTTGGAATAGAAGTTGTTATCTACACCTTACCTCAAAGTCATATTCAATGTAACTGCAATTTTGATGAATCATTATGATTATTAAGGCATATGATTGCTAATGAACTAACCAATTCATTTTTACACCTTAATATCACCATTAGCCCATCTGTATAAGGATGTATAATAACTGGATGTTGGATAATttcagtgaaattcaaattgtttGAAGTCTCCCTCCAGTCATGTGTTTTGActattattttttcagttggatgtttgaacttcactgtgcaggatgatgtatgtgcagagtttgacactacaaGACTGTTTTCAAATTAATCTGCTGAGGGGAAGTTTTCTCTGTGCTAACTTTCAATTTATGATGTGTATCCATGAGCATAATTTATATTGTGACATCAAAACAagtttggagccagtcgtggtccagtatgaaaCTTATACatatgtgatgtgaaaacttgaagcctccagtgcacatatgCCGAAAATGGACTGTTCAGGGATTAACAGGGATGAAataaaggagaaggaggaaatgtCGTTTTAAGAATTTAATTAAACTTGTTTATGTAAAATTCATATTAGATagattattattcaaagcagagtattttttatatatctgaaacatgtctggaggggatctttaacataTGTTATACTTACAAAATCCCTTTGGATCTCAGTGGAGCATTTTATTATACAAAaccttttcatgttttcaagtttcaattatgtttttatgtttctggtTTTGGTCTGTGAAGAATATTATGTATTTTAGGATTAAAAGACATGCTCTGCACTCTACAAAAATTACCAAGTCAAACATGAAGTTGAAGTAAATAATTTCGCTGAGTACTCTTGAAGAAAGAACATATTTTGCAGGAATGAtgaaaattcagtgtttttttgttttgtgactgtAATTGTGTTCCTCCTAGGACCCCTCTATCCAATATCAGGAACTATGAACTCTCAAACAGATGATGGAAGCTCACCTTTAATAACCTTGCAGcaatcttttgtcttttttggacGGACTTATAACAAGATTTATGTatgtaaaattatgttttctaaatacaacatacatatataaGTAAGTGTGTAGACTATGAAAACCACTGGTTaaccacagaaaaaaacttttttcctaaaacttaaaatgtgaaatttcaatttaaattcAACCTTACTTCACAAAAACTGAGTTGTAGTAAACATTAACATCTGTTTTTATAACATACTCTAATAAATCTTTGATAAGATGTAGTTGTCAAAGACCATAGTCAGCATCTCGTGATTTCTTGTTAGTAAGAATTGGTTTAcccaaatatttgttttcaggtcaACCACAATGGACACTTGACATTTCGAGCTCCTTGGTCAAGTTACATACCTGAAAGTTTTCCAATATATGGATCCAGAGACATCATAGCTCCATTCTGGACAGATTTGGACAACAGAAAAACTGGTCAGGTTTACTACAACCAATACACAAGTGGCAGTGTTCTCCAACAAGCTACATGGGACATAAATAAGTATTTCCCAAGACTGAACTTCCATGCCAAATGGGTCTTTGTTGCAACATGGTATGAGGTGGCATACTTTCCAAATTCAGGAACAGTAAGTCAGTGTAtttgcaaaacacacacaaatctccTATTATCAAATTTgataaacattttgtttttttccagcgCACAACTGCCCAAGCGGTCTTGATCTCTGGTGGCCAGTACTCATTTGTTCTTATAAACTACGGGCTACTAGCCTCAACAGCTCGCCGTGTACAGGTTAGAACCTTTTGTGTTGTATGTAATTTACTACGAAATAAAGTGTTTTAAGTTGCTGTAactaaaagtgaaaacagtgtAGTATATTACCCATGTggtacatattttttcatttgcagtataacaaaaaaaaaaaacacaaacagatctGACATCAAATAAATTCATTCTATATAACATTTGCTGTATATTCCAGGCTGGCTATGACACAATCAATTCAACTCACCATTTCACCATCCCTGGATCATTCTCTAACAATGCAACAGGCAGTAACTCAAATTTCCGCCTGAGCAGCAATGTCAATTTACCGGGTCGCTGGGCCTTCCGGACAGACCATGGATCAAAAGGCTGCACTTTCAATGGTAAGACCACCCAAAGTGACACTTTGTGCTTTATGGACTTTACTTTACAGTGATGTACAATATATCTACAATGACCACTCATGAAACTTATGTGCCAGGTTAATAATAAATCTGCACTTCTTGAAcaaattcatgttttatatgttgtcTGCAGATGAGTTTATTGTACACTGAACTTTGGTGACATTAGGTTTAAGTGTATGATTATCTTAGTTGTAAAGACGTAAATTTGCAGTTTCTTGTCCATTATtgagtaaaatgtaaaagttactTGCATTGGCAagtatatatgttttttctcAAACATCAGTTGGTGTCTATGGTGGTGTTATTTTTGAGTTggattaaagaaaatgttttgagtgACTATTTCCTTTTATTCTTCTCAAGGTGAATCTGTGCAGCTGGGAGACTCATTCTGGAGCGATAGTACCTGTGCACAGATTTGCACCTGCACCTCAGCAGGTCTGCGGTGCCATTACCAACCCTGCTTCTTTTCCCAAATATGCCGTCATGCTGCCTTTCAATTCTCTTGCCAGACTGTGCAGAGACAGACCTGCACCATTGCGGGTGATCCACACTACTATACCTTTGATGGGACCCTGTTTCACTTCCAGGGCACTTGCACTTATGTTTTCTCTGAACAATGTGGTCATGGGCTGCCCTACTATAGAGTAGAAGGTGCTAATGAGCACAGGGGCAGCAGTCGAGTTTCTTGGAGACGACTGGTCAAAGTGTTTGTCTATAATGAAACTATTGAGCTTGTCAAAGGACGTCGTGGTGAGGCCAAGGTAATTTTGATGGGTTATTCTGAGTTCTTCAGTCCTTATGTATTGAAACAACTATTTCTTTGTTGCTCTTGACATACTTGCTGGTGTGTTTACAGGTTAATGGAAACTTTGCAGCCGCTCCATTCTACCTCAATAATGGCACTGTCCAGGTTTAtgagtcaggtttttctgtgatcGTCAGTACTGACTTTGGTTTGGAGGTATCCTATGACGTTAACCATTATGTCAGAATCAGTGTGCCCTACACTTACCAGAATGCAACATGTGGCCTGTGTGGAAACTTCAACAATGATCGCAGGGATGACTTTCGAACTCGCCAAGGTGAGGTTGTGAGCTCTGATGTGATTTTTGCCAACAGCTGGCAAGCATCAGGGGACGATGAGCCTGGTTGTGAGGCACCATGTGGAGGTCTGGACTGTGCTGTCTGCACTGAGGCTCAGAATGCTTTATACAGCAACACTGCCCATTGTGGTATCCTTCAGAGCAGCTCTGGACCCTTTGCTGCTTGCCATCAACGACTTCCTCCACAGCCCTTTGTGGAGAGTTGTGTGTATGATCTGTGTGTAGGAGGAGGGTACCAGCCCATTCTGTGCCAAGCACTAAATGTGTATGCAAGTCAGTGCCAACAGAATGGCATACAGCTCCCAAGCTGGAGGAGACAAGGCTTTTGTGGTATGTCTGTCAGTCACATAacattatttcaaaaatattattttggtaaaatgtcTATGATGTCAAGatcactttgatttttttccttagAAATCCCCTGCCCAGCCAACAGCCACTTTGTGTCCAATGGCACAGGATGTCCTGCTACCTGTGTCAATCCCAATTCTACCAACAACTGCCCTCTCCCTGCCCAGGAGAGCTGCATCTGTGATTCAGGCTACATACTCAGTGCTGGGGTCTGTGTCCCTCATGCTGAATGTGGCTGTAGCTTTGAGGGTTGCTACTACCGCTCTGGAGAGACTGTAATATTAGACCAGGACTGTGGGAGACGTTGTAGCTGCAGTTATGGCTCCATGACTTGCCAACCCTATAGTTGTGGC
This sequence is a window from Thunnus albacares chromosome 20, fThuAlb1.1, whole genome shotgun sequence. Protein-coding genes within it:
- the LOC122971325 gene encoding neurexophilin-1-like, which encodes MEMLARQRFVQILVKGTFCLLVLGQQQSHSNFTFGKGTLTEDHSSKNLLQTRSLNENTKLPISPFIPLSKQGLWEIVGGHSQSRSNPSLKIKLRPIMKVHGASKFSRTFSWGDFYSNIKTVKLNLLIMGKIVDHRNGSLGVYFRHNSTGVGNVSVSLVPPMKEVEFDLERQSVVHPKDSKTFNCRVDYEKTESNKKVMLCNYDPSKTCAQEQTQSHVTWMCSKPFQVICIYVSFYSTDYRLVQKVCPDYSYQSPGAYLPTV